A single region of the Anomaloglossus baeobatrachus isolate aAnoBae1 chromosome 2, aAnoBae1.hap1, whole genome shotgun sequence genome encodes:
- the RPL31 gene encoding large ribosomal subunit protein eL31: protein MAPAKKGGEKKKGRSAINEVVTREYTINIHKRIHGIGFKKRAPRALKEIRKFAMKEMRTPDVRIDTRLNKAVWAKGIRNVPYRIRVRLSRKRNEDEDSPNKLYTLVTYVPVTTYKGLQTVNVDEN from the exons ATGGCTCCTGCAAAGAAAGGAGGCGAGAAGAAGAAGGGCCGCTCCGCCATCAATGAGGTGGTCACTAGGGAATACACCATCAACATTCACAAGCGGATCCATGGCAT TGGCTTCAAGAAGCGCGCTCCCCGGGCTCTAAAGGAAATCCGTAAATTTGCAATGAAAGAAATGCGTACTCCTGACGTACGTATCGACACGAGGCTGAACAAAGCTGTGTGGGCCAAAGGCATCAG GAATGTACCTTACCGTATACGTGTACGTTTATCCAGGAAGCGCAATGAGGATGAAGATTCTCCCAACAAGCTGTACACATTGGTCACATATGTGCCAGTTACAACATACAAAG GTCTTCAGACAGTTAATGTGGATGAAAACTAG